The Octadecabacter arcticus 238 genome contains a region encoding:
- a CDS encoding FAD-binding oxidoreductase produces the protein MALLQEFAAIVGKEYALTGNDTARWSTDWTGKYCAQPGVVLRPTSTHQVSQIMTLANAQRQSITPVSGHTGLVGGTYAPGGVMVSLDQMNTIHDINATTRTAVVDAGVVLSSLHDATDAEGLIFPLTFGARGSAMIGGVMSTNAGGSNVLRYGNTRDLVLGLEAVLADGRVVDLMSSLHKDNSGLNLRQLLIGSEGTLGIITKAVLKLAPKPITYATAMVAVPKLDDALTLLNRVQDATGGAVEAFEYMPRHYIDVHMARVDGAREPFDVPYDVNIMIEVATTTDTDITDALQTIMADMMNSGAVLDAVVAQNETQRRAMWDRREAAAELTFWRKPIVDTDVALPLDLVGSFLEQAYAKVVEADSGAEPFYIAHLGDGNVHYGVYPSSDDAALKDKIVEIIEDVVESLGGSFSAEHGVGLSKLNTMRRRKDPVALDMMRKIKGVLDPNGILNPGKLIPD, from the coding sequence ATGGCACTACTGCAAGAATTTGCCGCTATTGTCGGCAAAGAATACGCACTGACGGGGAATGATACCGCACGCTGGTCAACCGACTGGACGGGCAAGTACTGCGCGCAGCCCGGTGTGGTTCTGCGCCCCACGTCCACCCATCAAGTGTCACAAATTATGACCTTGGCCAACGCACAACGCCAATCCATCACGCCTGTGTCAGGCCACACCGGACTGGTTGGTGGCACATATGCGCCCGGCGGTGTGATGGTGTCATTGGACCAGATGAACACCATCCATGACATCAATGCCACAACGCGCACGGCTGTCGTGGATGCAGGTGTCGTTCTGTCCTCCCTCCACGATGCGACAGACGCCGAAGGGCTTATTTTCCCACTCACCTTTGGTGCACGAGGGTCCGCGATGATAGGCGGGGTGATGTCGACCAACGCCGGTGGCTCAAACGTTCTGCGCTACGGAAATACCCGCGACCTGGTGCTCGGGCTTGAGGCTGTGTTGGCCGATGGTCGGGTCGTGGACCTGATGTCGTCCCTGCACAAAGACAATTCCGGCCTGAACCTGCGCCAATTGTTGATCGGCTCCGAAGGTACGCTGGGGATCATCACCAAGGCGGTGCTGAAACTTGCCCCGAAACCAATCACATATGCCACCGCGATGGTGGCCGTGCCGAAGTTGGACGATGCGCTGACGCTGCTGAACCGCGTGCAAGACGCGACAGGCGGCGCGGTGGAAGCGTTCGAATATATGCCGCGCCACTACATCGACGTCCACATGGCCCGCGTCGACGGCGCACGCGAACCATTTGATGTGCCCTATGATGTCAACATCATGATCGAGGTCGCCACAACCACAGACACAGATATCACCGACGCCCTGCAAACGATCATGGCTGACATGATGAACAGCGGTGCGGTCCTCGACGCCGTCGTCGCGCAAAACGAAACCCAGCGCCGCGCGATGTGGGACCGCCGCGAAGCAGCCGCTGAATTGACATTTTGGCGCAAGCCAATTGTCGATACCGATGTCGCATTGCCCCTCGATCTGGTGGGCTCCTTTTTGGAACAAGCGTACGCCAAAGTGGTTGAGGCCGACAGCGGCGCAGAACCGTTCTACATTGCGCATCTGGGCGACGGCAACGTGCACTACGGCGTCTATCCGTCCAGCGACGATGCAGCGCTAAAGGATAAAATTGTTGAAATCATTGAAGATGTAGTTGAAAGCCTTGGCGGCAGTTTTTCGGCTGAACATGGTGTTGGCCTGTCGAAACTGAACACCATGCGGCGTCGCAAAGACCCTGTCGCGCTTGATATGATGCGTAAGATCAAGGGTGTTCTGGACCCTAATGGCATCCTTAATCCCGGCAAACTGATCCCTGATTAG
- the hemC gene encoding hydroxymethylbilane synthase has translation MDFELPSPAAPLKIGTRGSPLALAQAHETRARLMIAFDLPESAFEVCVIKTSGDDRSLIDADIPLKVIGNKGLFTKEIEEAMLAGRIDIAVHSTKDMPVAQPDGLVLNVFLPREDARDAFVSVKYAGIADLPEGAIVGTSSLRRRAQLLVKRPDLTVVEFRGNVQTRLKKLADGLADATFLAMAGLNRMGMHDAAIGAIDLDDMLPAIAQGTISIERRVDDLRARDMLAAIHNVQAGQQMAAERAFLAALDGSCETPIAGLAMIDCDQMWLRGEILKPDGSQVFTGERRGLVSEGAAMGMELAQELLGQAGPDFFEAVQAG, from the coding sequence ATGGATTTTGAATTACCCTCACCCGCCGCACCGTTGAAAATTGGAACCCGTGGATCGCCGCTTGCGCTGGCACAAGCCCATGAAACGCGCGCCCGTTTGATGATCGCGTTTGATTTGCCCGAGTCCGCGTTCGAGGTCTGCGTGATCAAGACCTCCGGTGATGATCGCTCGCTGATCGACGCGGATATTCCGCTCAAGGTTATTGGCAACAAGGGGTTGTTCACCAAAGAGATCGAAGAGGCGATGCTGGCGGGGCGCATCGATATTGCCGTTCATTCGACCAAAGACATGCCGGTGGCGCAGCCGGATGGTCTGGTGTTGAACGTATTTTTGCCGCGTGAAGATGCGCGCGATGCCTTTGTTTCGGTGAAATATGCGGGGATCGCCGATCTGCCCGAGGGGGCGATTGTTGGCACGTCAAGTCTGCGCCGTCGTGCACAGTTGCTGGTGAAACGACCTGACCTGACCGTCGTTGAATTTCGCGGCAATGTGCAGACACGGTTGAAAAAGCTGGCCGATGGTCTGGCGGATGCGACGTTTTTGGCAATGGCGGGGTTGAACCGCATGGGCATGCACGATGCAGCGATTGGCGCCATTGATCTGGACGATATGTTGCCCGCCATTGCCCAAGGCACGATCAGCATTGAACGGCGCGTCGATGATCTGCGCGCACGCGATATGCTGGCGGCGATCCACAATGTGCAAGCGGGTCAACAGATGGCAGCGGAACGGGCGTTCCTTGCGGCGCTGGATGGCTCCTGTGAAACGCCGATTGCCGGTTTGGCAATGATCGACTGTGATCAGATGTGGCTGCGCGGCGAGATTTTGAAACCCGATGGCAGTCAGGTCTTTACCGGTGAGCGGCGCGGATTGGTGTCCGAAGGCGCGGCGATGGGTATGGAGCTGGCACAAGAGCTTTTGGGTCAAGCGGGGCCGGATTTCTTTGAGGCTGTTCAAGCAGGCTAA
- the hemE gene encoding uroporphyrinogen decarboxylase, whose protein sequence is MSTQKPILRALAGETLPTPPIWMMRQAGRYLPEYKATRAQAGDFLSLCYNPELAAEVTLQPIRRYGFDASILFADILLLPQALGADLWFVTGEGPRLSTVTTADELKALKPVSAIHDTLSPIYETIKLLTGELPDDVTLIGFAGAPWTVATYMIAGQGSPDQGPAHALKDTDKAVFEGLLDLITDGTIEYLSAQINAGAEVVKLFDSWAGSLMGDDFTNYAIKPMARIVAALKQRHPDTPIIAFPRGADERYIGLHDAIGADCIALDDGVMAQWAADNVQIDGCVQGNLKSSHMVTGGDTLVSETRRIVDVLKGGPHIFNLGHGITPDADPQNVQLMIDTVREAR, encoded by the coding sequence ATGAGCACGCAAAAACCCATTCTTCGCGCCCTAGCCGGGGAAACCCTGCCGACACCGCCCATCTGGATGATGCGTCAGGCGGGGCGGTATTTACCCGAATACAAAGCGACCCGCGCGCAGGCCGGTGATTTTCTGTCGTTGTGCTACAACCCAGAACTGGCCGCCGAAGTGACGCTGCAACCCATCCGCCGCTACGGGTTTGACGCCTCGATCCTGTTCGCGGACATTTTGCTGCTGCCCCAAGCGCTCGGCGCGGATCTGTGGTTTGTCACGGGCGAAGGCCCGCGTTTGTCGACTGTCACAACTGCCGATGAATTGAAGGCGCTGAAACCCGTCAGCGCCATCCACGACACATTGTCGCCGATCTACGAAACCATAAAACTGCTGACGGGCGAATTGCCCGACGATGTCACGCTCATCGGCTTTGCAGGTGCGCCGTGGACTGTCGCGACTTATATGATCGCCGGACAAGGCTCGCCAGATCAGGGCCCGGCCCACGCGCTGAAAGACACTGACAAAGCCGTCTTTGAAGGTCTGCTCGATCTCATTACCGACGGCACGATCGAATACCTGTCGGCTCAGATCAACGCTGGCGCTGAAGTCGTCAAATTGTTCGACAGCTGGGCAGGATCGCTGATGGGCGACGATTTCACAAACTATGCGATCAAACCAATGGCGCGTATTGTGGCCGCCCTTAAACAACGCCACCCAGACACGCCCATCATCGCCTTTCCGCGCGGCGCGGACGAACGTTACATCGGGCTGCACGATGCAATTGGGGCGGACTGCATTGCGCTGGACGATGGCGTCATGGCCCAATGGGCCGCCGACAACGTGCAAATCGACGGCTGCGTGCAAGGCAACCTAAAATCATCCCATATGGTCACAGGCGGTGATACGCTGGTGTCTGAAACGCGGCGCATTGTTGATGTTCTCAAAGGTGGACCGCACATCTTCAATCTAGGACACGGCATCACGCCGGATGCAGACCCGCAAAACGTGCAACTGATGATCGATACCGTGCGCGAGGCACGCTGA
- the hemF gene encoding oxygen-dependent coproporphyrinogen oxidase — MDLGEMKQEKAAASVWFRTLRDEIVQSFENLEDTQAVGPFSGLPAGRFEVTQTTRTGDAGEDAGGGVMSVMRGGRVFEKVGVNISTVHGTLGPRAQAAMMARKGFDGMADDPRFWASGISLVAHMQNPHTPSVHMNTRMFWTPHAWWFGGGSDLNPCIEYSDDTAHFHATQQTWLDPHGEAHYPKLKAWADEYFYIPHRNRARGVGGVFMDDYSTGDWAADFALTQDLGRAFLPAYQPLVEGRRNTKWTDADKDAQLVHRGLYAEYNLVYDRGTKFGLETGHDANAVLMSLPPMAKWV; from the coding sequence ATGGACTTGGGCGAAATGAAACAAGAAAAGGCGGCGGCGTCGGTCTGGTTTCGCACTCTGCGCGACGAGATCGTGCAGTCCTTTGAAAACCTTGAGGATACACAAGCTGTCGGGCCGTTTTCGGGCCTGCCAGCGGGCCGGTTTGAAGTCACGCAAACCACACGTACAGGTGACGCCGGAGAAGACGCAGGTGGCGGCGTGATGTCGGTGATGCGCGGCGGGCGTGTGTTTGAAAAGGTCGGGGTCAACATCTCAACCGTGCATGGCACGTTGGGCCCGCGCGCACAGGCCGCGATGATGGCGCGCAAGGGTTTTGATGGCATGGCCGACGATCCGCGCTTCTGGGCATCGGGCATCAGCCTTGTCGCGCACATGCAGAACCCTCATACGCCTTCGGTTCATATGAATACGCGTATGTTCTGGACGCCGCATGCGTGGTGGTTTGGTGGCGGGTCCGACCTTAATCCTTGCATCGAATACAGCGATGACACTGCACATTTTCACGCCACGCAACAGACGTGGTTGGACCCCCACGGCGAGGCACATTACCCCAAGCTAAAGGCTTGGGCGGATGAGTATTTCTACATACCCCATCGCAACCGCGCACGCGGTGTTGGCGGTGTGTTCATGGACGATTACAGCACCGGCGACTGGGCCGCTGATTTTGCTTTGACGCAGGACTTGGGGCGGGCGTTTTTGCCAGCCTATCAGCCACTTGTTGAGGGGCGCCGAAACACGAAATGGACCGATGCGGACAAGGATGCGCAACTGGTGCATCGCGGGCTCTATGCGGAATACAATCTTGTCTATGATCGTGGTACGAAGTTTGGGCTTGAAACTGGCCATGACGCGAATGCTGTGTTGATGAGCTTGCCGCCGATGGCGAAGTGGGTCTGA
- a CDS encoding SDR family NAD(P)-dependent oxidoreductase, translating into MSFSIAGKTAIVTGAANGVGLAIGRHFVAEGANVVFADMDEDRLVEELGSSKVEPERYRTFACDLRQKLSINNLLSMTIDSFERVDILVNASRQLITSDPLNPKEDQVENLLQQNLMTSLRLTQAISKRMIKQAEGQEDGSVGSIINLSSIAARRANPDLLGYSISTAALDQMTRSMAVALAPHRIRVNAVAFGSVMSASLKRELREHDEYRSDIIDHTPLGRIAGPGEVSDAVQYLASDASGFVTGQIITVDGGRTLIDPASAPAH; encoded by the coding sequence ATGTCTTTTTCTATCGCCGGCAAGACCGCCATCGTCACAGGTGCTGCAAATGGTGTTGGCCTCGCGATCGGGCGGCATTTTGTCGCCGAAGGCGCCAATGTTGTCTTTGCAGATATGGACGAAGACCGACTGGTAGAGGAACTTGGATCGTCCAAAGTTGAACCCGAGCGCTACCGGACGTTTGCCTGTGATCTGCGTCAAAAACTGTCGATCAACAATTTGTTGTCCATGACAATTGATAGTTTCGAAAGGGTCGATATTTTGGTTAATGCGTCACGCCAACTGATCACGTCCGACCCGCTGAACCCGAAAGAGGATCAGGTAGAAAACTTGCTACAACAAAACCTTATGACGTCGTTGCGCCTGACGCAGGCGATTTCAAAACGAATGATCAAGCAGGCCGAAGGACAAGAAGACGGATCCGTCGGATCAATCATCAACCTCAGTTCTATCGCAGCGCGGCGCGCCAATCCTGATCTGCTGGGCTATTCGATTTCAACGGCGGCGCTGGATCAGATGACACGGTCTATGGCTGTGGCGTTGGCGCCGCACCGGATCCGCGTGAACGCAGTTGCCTTTGGGTCCGTCATGTCGGCAAGCCTAAAGCGCGAGTTGCGCGAACACGATGAATACCGCAGCGACATTATTGATCACACGCCTCTCGGCCGAATCGCAGGACCTGGTGAAGTGTCGGACGCAGTGCAATACCTCGCGTCCGACGCATCAGGCTTTGTAACGGGCCAGATTATCACCGTTGATGGGGGTCGCACGCTGATTGATCCGGCTTCGGCGCCTGCGCACTAA
- a CDS encoding class I SAM-dependent methyltransferase, which translates to MKYSRLFTALDEGLDLTGTLHILRPPAGYDLAGLSDVSVESTFYPDHQYWQAMGMVGDGTGRGATLLVVPRSKTLARAMISDAIAAGGLVIVDGQKTDGIEGIYKDVRKTNTIMGVVAKGHGRLFWFEAGTAPDWDVTVTSPDGYKTVAGVFSETKIDIGSSQLVPHLDALKGDVADLGAGWGFLSREILTHEGVTRLDMIEADKVALDCAVLNTNDARARPVWTDALTFSGGPYDVVVSNPPFHTIRAGDPDLGKGFIATAARILKPRGALLMVANRHLPYEAELDAKFARVEELAGTGAFKIFRATRPKR; encoded by the coding sequence ATGAAATATTCTCGCCTCTTTACTGCGCTGGACGAAGGTCTGGACCTGACTGGAACGCTGCATATCCTGCGCCCGCCCGCTGGCTATGATCTGGCTGGGCTAAGCGATGTCAGTGTCGAGTCGACGTTTTATCCCGACCATCAATATTGGCAGGCCATGGGCATGGTTGGCGACGGCACAGGCCGCGGCGCGACGCTTCTGGTGGTGCCGCGATCAAAAACGCTTGCACGCGCCATGATCAGCGACGCAATTGCCGCCGGTGGTTTGGTGATCGTTGACGGGCAAAAGACTGATGGCATTGAGGGCATCTACAAAGACGTCCGCAAGACCAACACGATCATGGGCGTTGTCGCAAAGGGTCATGGGCGTTTGTTCTGGTTTGAGGCTGGCACTGCCCCTGATTGGGACGTTACCGTCACATCACCGGACGGATACAAAACCGTCGCGGGTGTGTTTTCTGAAACGAAGATCGACATCGGCTCCTCCCAATTAGTCCCACACCTTGATGCGCTTAAGGGCGACGTGGCCGACCTTGGCGCAGGCTGGGGCTTTCTCAGCCGTGAGATTTTGACCCATGAAGGCGTCACGCGCCTCGATATGATCGAGGCAGACAAGGTGGCGTTGGACTGTGCTGTCCTAAATACCAATGATGCCCGCGCGCGTCCTGTTTGGACCGACGCGCTGACATTTAGTGGCGGACCTTATGACGTCGTTGTGTCCAACCCGCCATTTCACACCATACGGGCGGGTGATCCCGACCTTGGAAAGGGCTTCATCGCCACTGCTGCGCGCATCCTGAAGCCGCGCGGCGCATTGTTGATGGTCGCCAACCGTCATCTGCCCTATGAGGCGGAATTGGATGCAAAGTTTGCCCGTGTCGAAGAACTCGCCGGAACAGGTGCGTTCAAGATTTTTCGTGCGACTCGCCCCAAGCGCTAA
- the clpS gene encoding ATP-dependent Clp protease adapter ClpS, with the protein MLQDVYMMADRDDDDDSDIGIKLETRTKTKRPPLYKVMILNDDYTPMEFVVHVLERFFSLTHDQSVEIMLAVHKKGLAVVGVFSHEIAETKVALVMDLAARHQHPLQCTMEKE; encoded by the coding sequence ATGCTGCAAGACGTTTACATGATGGCTGATCGGGACGATGATGACGATAGTGATATCGGAATCAAGCTTGAAACACGGACCAAGACCAAACGTCCACCGCTGTATAAGGTGATGATCCTGAACGACGATTACACGCCGATGGAATTTGTCGTCCACGTGTTGGAACGCTTCTTTAGCCTGACCCATGACCAGTCGGTCGAGATCATGTTGGCCGTGCATAAAAAGGGTCTCGCGGTGGTTGGCGTGTTCAGCCATGAGATCGCGGAAACCAAGGTTGCGCTGGTGATGGACCTTGCGGCGCGTCACCAACACCCCCTGCAATGCACGATGGAAAAAGAGTGA
- a CDS encoding HAD family hydrolase, protein MSNKNWTIAFDADDTLWHNERGFKLTKNSFSELLAEFTSRDGLQDRLLSAERRNLGIYGFGVKGFVLSMVETAIEVTDGAVPTDVIAELLSMGRDMLSDPVELMPGVRGAIEQLRQTAEIVLITKGDLLDQERKLAQSGLGDLFDAVEIVSDKTADVYARIFARHDTAHQMMVGNSVRSDVIPAIEAGAWGVHVPHELTWGYEHADAPVTHRRFREIFTLRELPELVATLN, encoded by the coding sequence TTGAGCAACAAAAATTGGACCATCGCATTCGACGCTGACGACACGCTTTGGCACAACGAACGCGGCTTTAAGCTGACCAAAAATAGTTTCTCTGAATTGCTGGCGGAATTCACGTCACGCGATGGCCTACAGGATCGGCTGTTAAGCGCTGAGCGTCGTAATCTGGGCATCTATGGCTTTGGCGTCAAAGGCTTTGTGCTGTCGATGGTCGAAACCGCGATTGAGGTGACGGACGGCGCGGTGCCCACTGACGTTATCGCAGAGCTGTTGTCCATGGGGCGCGACATGCTGTCGGACCCTGTAGAATTGATGCCCGGCGTGCGCGGCGCGATTGAACAGCTACGGCAGACGGCCGAGATCGTGTTGATCACCAAGGGAGATTTGCTGGATCAGGAACGCAAGCTGGCGCAATCGGGTCTGGGAGATCTGTTCGACGCGGTTGAAATCGTCAGTGACAAGACCGCCGATGTGTATGCCCGCATTTTCGCGCGCCACGACACGGCACATCAGATGATGGTCGGCAATTCGGTGCGATCAGACGTGATTCCCGCGATTGAGGCCGGCGCGTGGGGCGTCCACGTCCCCCATGAACTAACATGGGGCTATGAGCATGCAGACGCGCCCGTCACCCACCGGCGATTCCGCGAAATTTTCACGCTACGCGAGTTGCCGGAACTGGTCGCAACGCTCAATTGA
- a CDS encoding D-alanyl-D-alanine carboxypeptidase family protein — MAALAPIAGNSAPYAAMVMDARTGEILHSRNADTQLHPASLTKMMTLYIAFQAIERGEISLDDMITITPVAANEPPSKLGLVAGQRIQFRYLVRASGVKSANDAATAIGIALEGNEAAFARRMTATARAMGMSRTTFRNAHGLTESGHLSTARDMTVLGRHMIYDFPQYYNIFSRLTTDAGVRQVANTNRRFLSAYRGADGIKTGYTRAAGFNLVASAERGQERIIATMFGGSSTAQRNARVAELLDMGFARAPTTANINRPSPVPAQGSGSPDAPAPGTTARTVRVNGLVSRSLRPNARPAPEQPAAAMLVVDADVIEDAVTEVLQTVATAPEATQSPQARPTGDVVLAAVQQANPAPSEPKIVTRISTSGSRLWGVNVGRYNSRYQAERVLLRVALNEMSTLDGSLRRVNQSSRGYDANFMGLTHEGAELACARLQARGTTCFMIGPE; from the coding sequence ATGGCTGCTTTGGCGCCTATCGCAGGTAATTCTGCACCCTACGCGGCCATGGTTATGGATGCGCGCACCGGTGAGATATTGCATTCGCGAAATGCCGACACCCAGTTGCATCCGGCATCGCTCACCAAGATGATGACGCTTTATATCGCGTTCCAAGCAATTGAGCGTGGCGAGATCAGCCTTGATGACATGATCACGATAACACCTGTGGCTGCAAACGAGCCGCCCTCAAAACTCGGACTTGTCGCAGGTCAACGCATCCAGTTCCGGTATCTGGTCCGCGCCTCGGGTGTGAAATCCGCCAATGATGCCGCAACGGCCATCGGCATTGCGCTGGAAGGCAACGAAGCCGCCTTTGCCCGTCGGATGACCGCCACCGCGCGCGCCATGGGCATGTCGCGCACCACATTCCGCAACGCCCACGGCTTGACCGAATCTGGGCATCTTTCGACGGCCCGCGACATGACAGTCCTGGGTCGTCATATGATTTACGATTTCCCGCAATACTATAACATCTTCAGCCGCCTAACGACAGACGCAGGCGTGCGCCAAGTGGCCAACACCAATCGCCGTTTCCTGAGTGCCTATCGCGGTGCCGATGGTATTAAAACGGGCTACACCCGCGCCGCTGGCTTCAACCTCGTGGCCTCTGCGGAACGTGGTCAGGAACGCATCATCGCCACGATGTTTGGCGGGTCTTCCACTGCACAACGTAACGCCCGTGTCGCGGAACTGCTCGATATGGGGTTTGCCCGCGCGCCGACCACCGCCAATATCAATCGACCTAGCCCCGTTCCCGCACAAGGGTCTGGCAGCCCAGATGCTCCGGCCCCCGGCACGACCGCGCGCACGGTTCGCGTGAACGGGTTGGTCAGCCGTTCACTACGCCCGAATGCGCGCCCTGCCCCAGAACAGCCTGCCGCCGCAATGCTTGTCGTAGATGCCGATGTGATTGAAGATGCCGTGACCGAAGTGCTGCAAACGGTCGCAACCGCACCAGAAGCCACCCAGTCGCCGCAAGCCAGACCGACTGGCGACGTTGTCCTCGCCGCCGTGCAACAAGCGAACCCAGCCCCGAGCGAGCCCAAAATCGTGACCCGCATTTCCACGTCAGGCAGTCGTCTTTGGGGGGTCAACGTCGGACGCTACAATTCGCGCTATCAGGCCGAACGGGTGTTGTTGCGTGTCGCGTTGAACGAAATGTCGACGCTTGATGGCTCACTTCGTCGCGTGAACCAATCTAGCAGAGGGTATGACGCGAATTTCATGGGGTTGACGCACGAAGGTGCCGAACTTGCCTGTGCACGCTTGCAAGCCCGCGGGACGACGTGTTTCATGATCGGACCAGAATAA
- a CDS encoding fumarylacetoacetate hydrolase family protein gives MSVLEVRPPNAPTLRTSTADHHIGVHRIFCVGQNYADHVAEMGGDAKADPPIFFMKPNSAVVQSGATIPFPPATENLHHEVELVVVLKTGGTDITADDALSHVYGYAVGNDLTRRDIQTAVKSKGLPWDMAKGFDNSAVIGTVHPVAEVGHPTTGAVTCSVDGQSRQSGDLTQMIWSVPEIIATLSTLVTLQAGDIIMTGTPAGVGPIARGQTCLCEIAGLSNASVTFEA, from the coding sequence ATGTCCGTACTTGAAGTCCGCCCGCCTAACGCCCCGACCCTGCGCACCAGCACGGCAGATCACCACATCGGCGTCCACCGCATCTTTTGCGTTGGCCAAAACTATGCCGACCACGTGGCTGAAATGGGCGGCGATGCCAAAGCGGACCCGCCAATCTTTTTTATGAAACCAAACAGCGCAGTGGTGCAATCGGGCGCGACAATCCCGTTCCCGCCTGCAACTGAAAACCTGCATCATGAAGTTGAGTTGGTTGTCGTTCTGAAGACAGGTGGCACGGACATCACAGCAGACGACGCGCTGTCGCATGTTTATGGCTACGCCGTCGGCAACGACCTGACCCGCCGCGATATTCAAACAGCCGTAAAATCCAAGGGTTTGCCTTGGGACATGGCCAAGGGGTTCGACAATTCCGCCGTGATCGGAACCGTGCATCCCGTAGCAGAGGTCGGACATCCAACCACAGGTGCGGTGACGTGTTCTGTTGACGGCCAATCCCGACAGAGCGGCGATTTGACCCAAATGATCTGGTCTGTGCCAGAAATCATCGCGACATTGTCGACGCTGGTGACGTTACAAGCGGGCGACATCATTATGACTGGCACACCGGCTGGTGTGGGGCCAATTGCGCGCGGTCAGACATGTCTTTGTGAAATTGCAGGACTAAGCAACGCGTCCGTCACGTTTGAAGCCTAG